One part of the Vicia villosa cultivar HV-30 ecotype Madison, WI linkage group LG6, Vvil1.0, whole genome shotgun sequence genome encodes these proteins:
- the LOC131613466 gene encoding uncharacterized protein LOC131613466, whose product MSESNLPVSLAASGIICFKYGKPGHKSNACTEDIKRCFRCGKVRHELADCKHKEVICFNCGEEGHISTQYLKPNKAPSGGKVFALAGTQIASKDTLIRGMKKLGLVLCSLNGEMVVDIPAKGSVTTSLACFKCPLSIFDRDFVVDLVCFLLSGLDVILGMNQLECNYVHINCYSKSMRFSTLVEEEEIDLLSARQLRELVFPDEIPDVPPEREVEFAMDLVPGTRTVSKEPYRMSASELEDLKKQLEDLLKKKFVRPSVSPLGAPVLLMK is encoded by the exons atGTCAGAATCAAACCTTCCAGTTTCGCTAGCAGCAA GTGGTATTATATGTTTCAAATATGGGAAACCAGGTCATAAAAGTAATGCATGTACTGAAGACATAAAGAGGTGTTTCCGTTGTGGTAAAGTCAGACATGAATTAGCTGATTGTAAGCACAAAGAGGTTATttgcttcaactgtggtgaagaaggacatattAGTACTCAGTACCTGAAGCCGAATAAAGCACCgtctggtgggaaggtgtttgctttAGCAGGAACTCAAATAGCTAGCAAAGACACACTGATCcgag GTATGAAAAAGTTGGGTCTTGTGTTGTGTTCTTTGAATGGAGAGATGGTCGTCGATATTCCAGCTAAAggatcggtgactacttctctagCGTGTTTTAAGTGTCCCTTGTCGATCTTCGACAGagactttgttgttgatttggtttgttttctgCTGAGTGGATTGGATGTGATCTTAGGTATGAACCAGTTGGAATGTAACTATGTTCATATTAATTGTTATAGCAAATCTATGCGGTTTTCTACTCTTGTCGAGGAGGAGGAAATTGATTTATTATCTGCTAGACAATTACGTGAATTGGT TTTTCCCGATGAGATTCCCGATGTACCGCCAGAAAGAGAAGTTGAATTTGCTATGGATCTTGTCCCTGGTACCAGGACTGTTTCCAAGGAACCATACAGGATGTCAGCATCTGAGTTGGAAGATTTGAAGAAGCAACTAGAGGATTTACTTAAGAAGAAGTTTGTGAGACCAAGTGTATCGCCTTTGGGAGCTCCGGTGTTgctaatgaaatag